In the genome of Gloeomargarita sp. SRBZ-1_bins_9, one region contains:
- a CDS encoding cation:proton antiporter produces MDKPPVMSDSLTLTLQIVLAVVAGIGAQVLADGLRVPSLIFLLLFGIGLGSDGLGWLQPQLLGVGLEVLISLCVALILFEGGLSLSLRELGRVSSTIQNLVTVGALITFLGGGMAAHWLGEFPWPLALLYGSLVTVTGPTVIGPLLRQVKVDRKLNALLEGEGVLIDPIGAILAVVVLNVVLAENTGWWEVGWALATRLGLGMVIGAVGGWLLSGLFRQAVVPSQDLKNLAVLAGVWGLYGLAQWLASESGLMAAAVAGIVLQLTTPEQRLLRQFKGQLTTLAVSLLFILLAADLSLASLGMLGWGGLWTVLALMFLVRPLNILVSTWNSDLTWRQKAFLAWIAPRGIVSASVASLFAIVLTDRGFNGGDSVKGLVFLTIILTVLVPGLTAQGMARLLGVRSAEVNGVVIVGSNPLGRLLARLFQEHGEPAVLIDTNREDCQAAARENLRAINGSALDPEVLMEAGITDMGTFVALTKNAELNIILAQRVAEEFYLPRVLALFPVSQGANTHQVRCAFHPQPTLRQWNEALERGEVRLMETRLEKALPRWTHPEHLPLVRQRHQFLEVVSTDMDYQPGDRLIYLAPAPPPEAEPEPLGASDLVQALLSLG; encoded by the coding sequence GTGGATAAACCGCCGGTGATGAGCGATTCCTTGACCCTCACCCTGCAAATTGTTTTGGCGGTGGTGGCCGGTATCGGGGCACAGGTTCTGGCGGATGGGCTACGGGTGCCGAGCCTGATTTTTTTGCTGCTGTTTGGCATTGGACTGGGGAGCGATGGCCTGGGCTGGCTTCAACCCCAACTGCTGGGAGTCGGCCTGGAGGTGCTGATTTCCCTGTGCGTGGCCTTGATTCTGTTTGAGGGGGGCTTGAGCCTATCCCTGCGGGAATTGGGCCGGGTGTCGAGTACGATCCAAAACCTGGTGACGGTGGGGGCGTTGATTACCTTTTTGGGGGGAGGCATGGCGGCCCACTGGCTGGGGGAGTTTCCCTGGCCCCTGGCGTTGTTGTACGGGTCGCTGGTGACGGTGACAGGACCGACGGTGATTGGCCCCCTGCTGCGCCAGGTTAAGGTTGACCGCAAACTTAACGCCCTACTGGAGGGGGAAGGGGTGCTAATCGACCCGATAGGGGCCATCCTGGCGGTGGTGGTGCTCAATGTGGTGCTGGCGGAAAACACGGGTTGGTGGGAGGTGGGTTGGGCCTTGGCCACTCGGCTGGGATTGGGGATGGTCATCGGTGCGGTCGGCGGCTGGCTGTTGAGTGGCTTGTTTCGCCAGGCAGTGGTGCCCAGCCAAGACCTGAAGAATCTGGCGGTACTGGCGGGGGTCTGGGGACTCTACGGCCTGGCCCAGTGGTTGGCAAGCGAATCCGGGTTGATGGCGGCAGCAGTTGCGGGTATCGTCCTGCAATTGACCACGCCGGAACAACGGCTGCTCCGTCAGTTCAAGGGACAGTTGACCACCCTGGCGGTGTCCCTATTGTTTATCCTGCTGGCGGCAGACCTGTCCCTGGCCAGTTTGGGCATGTTGGGCTGGGGCGGCCTGTGGACGGTGCTGGCGTTGATGTTCCTGGTGCGGCCCCTGAATATCTTGGTTTCGACCTGGAATAGCGACCTGACCTGGCGGCAAAAGGCGTTTTTGGCCTGGATCGCCCCCCGCGGGATTGTATCGGCGTCGGTGGCCTCTTTGTTTGCCATCGTGCTGACGGATCGGGGGTTCAACGGCGGCGATTCCGTCAAGGGGCTAGTGTTTTTGACCATCATCCTGACGGTGCTGGTGCCAGGGTTGACGGCCCAGGGGATGGCCCGGCTGCTGGGGGTGCGCTCAGCGGAGGTCAACGGGGTGGTGATTGTGGGCAGTAATCCCTTGGGGCGCCTGCTGGCCCGCCTGTTTCAAGAACACGGGGAGCCGGCGGTGCTGATTGACACCAACCGGGAAGATTGCCAGGCGGCGGCGCGGGAAAATCTGCGGGCCATCAACGGTAGCGCCCTTGACCCGGAGGTGCTCATGGAGGCCGGCATCACGGACATGGGAACCTTTGTGGCCCTGACGAAAAACGCCGAATTAAATATCATCCTTGCCCAGCGGGTGGCCGAGGAGTTCTACCTGCCCCGGGTGCTGGCCCTATTCCCCGTCAGTCAAGGAGCCAACACCCACCAGGTGCGCTGCGCCTTCCATCCCCAACCCACCCTGCGCCAGTGGAACGAAGCCCTAGAACGGGGGGAAGTCCGCCTCATGGAAACCCGCCTGGAAAAAGCTCTGCCCCGCTGGACTCACCCCGAACATCTTCCTCTGGTGCGCCAACGACATCAATTTCTGGAGGTGGTCAGCACGGATATGGACTACCAACCCGGCGACCGGCTGATTTACCTAGCGCCGGCACCCCCGCCAGAGGCGGAACCCGAACCCCTCGGTGCCAGCGACCTGGTACAAGCCCTGCTGAGCTTGGGTTGA
- a CDS encoding EutN/CcmL family microcompartment protein yields MRIARVAGTVVSTQKEATLQGVKFLLVQLVDIHGQMTPEYQVAADRVGAGVDEWVLVCEGSSARKIDRGDDLPVDAAVIGIIDTVTVEGQLLYSKRAQARG; encoded by the coding sequence ATGCGTATTGCACGGGTGGCCGGCACGGTGGTCAGCACCCAAAAAGAAGCCACGCTCCAGGGGGTGAAATTCCTCCTGGTGCAACTGGTGGACATCCACGGCCAGATGACTCCCGAGTACCAGGTGGCGGCGGACCGGGTGGGGGCGGGGGTGGACGAATGGGTGCTGGTCTGCGAGGGTAGTTCGGCTCGGAAGATTGACCGGGGCGACGACTTGCCGGTGGATGCGGCGGTCATCGGTATCATTGATACGGTGACGGTTGAAGGACAATTGCTGTACAGCAAACGGGCGCAGGCTCGTGGTTAA
- a CDS encoding carbon dioxide-concentrating mechanism protein CcmK, producing MPIAVGMIETLGFPAVVEAADAMVKAARVTLVGYEKIGSGRVTVTVRGDVSEVQASVAAGIESVKRVAGGQLLSHHIIARPHENLEYVLPIRYTEQVQQFREDATNVRPYLRP from the coding sequence ATGCCCATTGCGGTGGGGATGATTGAAACCCTGGGGTTTCCGGCGGTGGTGGAGGCAGCCGACGCCATGGTCAAGGCCGCCCGGGTGACCCTGGTGGGCTACGAAAAAATCGGCAGCGGCCGAGTGACGGTGACCGTCCGGGGGGATGTGTCGGAGGTGCAGGCATCCGTGGCGGCCGGGATTGAGTCGGTCAAGCGGGTGGCTGGGGGGCAGTTGCTGTCTCACCACATCATTGCCCGGCCCCATGAAAACCTGGAATATGTCCTGCCGATTCGCTATACCGAGCAGGTGCAGCAATTCCGGGAAGACGCCACCAACGTCCGTCCCTACCTGCGTCCCTAA
- the shc gene encoding squalene--hopene cyclase, with product MSTVTLAQLAQGIARSQEYLLSLQYPEGYWWATLESNVTMTAELVLLYAIWERLERLPLTKIKTYLLNQQREHGGWELYYGDGGDLNCTIEAYMALRLLGCQPAEPALQRARAFVLRQGGVTRSRVFTKLNLALIGCYPWQGLPSLPPWLMLLPPWGPFSIYDMSSWARSSTVPLFIVFDHKPVYPQGLTLEELYAEPPQARRYELPQKGDWSDVFVWLDAGLKWAESLGLVPFRQEGLAAAEKWILQRQEETGDWGGIQPAMVNSLLALRCLGYSPDEPAVVRGFRAVEKFCVESDTEYWMQPCVSPVWDTALTVRALVDSGLPPDHPALVQAGQWLLHKQILHTYGDWSVKNPWARPGGWAFEFDNRYYPDVDDTAVVVMALSQIRLPNEAEKQQAIRRAVDWIVSMQGRNGAWGAFDKDNDQDWLNFIPYGDLQAMIDPGTADVTARVLEMARYPGVPPLPPLVKQRALDYLLRVQEPTGSWFGRWGVNYIYGTSGVLAALQDEPQALQARERAVTWLLAHQNPDGGWGETCRSYDDPALQGQGDSTASQTAWALLGLLAAGQATQPAVRRGIEYLLTQQQANGAWQEQWFTGTGFPRHFYLRYNLYYQHFPLMALGRYRQQVEQD from the coding sequence ATGAGTACGGTGACGTTGGCACAGTTGGCGCAGGGGATTGCCCGTAGTCAGGAATATCTGTTGTCCCTGCAATATCCGGAGGGGTACTGGTGGGCCACGCTGGAGTCCAACGTTACCATGACGGCGGAGTTGGTGCTGCTGTATGCCATCTGGGAACGGCTGGAACGGCTGCCGCTGACCAAAATCAAAACGTACCTGCTCAACCAGCAGCGGGAACATGGCGGTTGGGAGCTGTATTACGGGGATGGGGGGGATTTGAATTGCACGATTGAGGCCTACATGGCGTTGCGGTTGCTGGGCTGCCAACCGGCGGAACCGGCGTTGCAACGGGCCAGAGCTTTCGTTTTGCGCCAGGGGGGGGTGACCCGTAGCCGGGTTTTTACCAAGCTGAATTTGGCCCTGATCGGTTGTTACCCATGGCAGGGGTTGCCGTCGTTGCCCCCCTGGTTGATGCTCTTGCCCCCTTGGGGTCCCTTTAGCATCTACGACATGTCCAGTTGGGCCAGGAGTAGTACGGTTCCCTTGTTCATCGTCTTTGACCATAAGCCGGTGTATCCCCAGGGGTTGACGTTGGAGGAGCTATATGCAGAACCGCCCCAGGCTCGCCGCTACGAATTGCCCCAAAAGGGAGATTGGTCCGATGTGTTTGTCTGGTTGGATGCGGGGCTGAAGTGGGCCGAAAGTTTGGGACTGGTGCCGTTTCGCCAAGAGGGTCTGGCGGCGGCAGAAAAGTGGATTTTGCAACGCCAAGAAGAAACGGGGGACTGGGGGGGCATTCAACCGGCTATGGTCAATTCCCTGTTGGCGTTGCGCTGCTTGGGTTATTCCCCGGATGAGCCGGCGGTGGTGCGGGGCTTCCGGGCGGTGGAAAAGTTCTGCGTCGAAAGCGACACGGAGTATTGGATGCAGCCCTGCGTGTCGCCGGTGTGGGATACGGCGCTGACGGTGCGGGCGCTAGTGGATAGCGGGTTGCCACCGGACCATCCAGCGCTGGTGCAGGCGGGCCAATGGCTGTTGCATAAACAAATTCTCCATACCTACGGGGACTGGTCGGTAAAAAATCCCTGGGCGCGACCGGGGGGCTGGGCCTTCGAGTTTGACAATCGCTATTACCCGGATGTGGACGATACGGCGGTGGTAGTCATGGCCCTGAGTCAAATTCGCCTGCCTAACGAGGCGGAAAAGCAGCAGGCCATCCGGCGGGCGGTGGACTGGATTGTGTCCATGCAGGGGCGCAACGGGGCTTGGGGGGCCTTTGATAAGGACAATGACCAGGACTGGTTGAATTTCATTCCCTACGGGGATTTGCAGGCGATGATTGACCCGGGGACGGCGGATGTGACGGCGCGGGTGTTGGAAATGGCCCGCTATCCGGGGGTGCCGCCTTTGCCGCCGCTAGTCAAGCAACGGGCGCTGGATTACCTGTTGCGGGTGCAGGAGCCGACGGGCAGTTGGTTTGGCCGCTGGGGCGTCAATTACATCTACGGCACCAGTGGGGTTTTGGCTGCTTTGCAGGACGAACCGCAAGCGCTACAGGCACGGGAACGGGCGGTGACCTGGTTGCTGGCGCACCAAAATCCCGACGGGGGGTGGGGGGAAACCTGTCGCAGCTACGATGACCCAGCGCTCCAGGGCCAGGGGGATAGTACGGCCTCCCAAACCGCCTGGGCATTGTTGGGCTTGTTAGCGGCCGGACAAGCCACCCAGCCGGCAGTAAGGCGGGGAATAGAATACCTCCTGACCCAACAACAGGCCAATGGCGCTTGGCAGGAGCAATGGTTTACTGGCACCGGTTTTCCCCGCCATTTCTACCTGCGCTATAACTTGTACTATCAGCACTTCCCGCTCATGGCCCTGGGGCGCTACCGGCAGCAGGTGGAGCAGGACTAG
- a CDS encoding carbon dioxide-concentrating mechanism protein CcmK produces MPIAVGMIETKGFPAVVEAADAMVKAARVTLVGYEKIGSGRVTVIVRGDVSEVQASVAAGIESAKRVAGGEVLSHHIIARPHENLEYVLPIRYTPEVEQFRV; encoded by the coding sequence ATGCCGATTGCCGTAGGGATGATTGAGACGAAGGGGTTTCCGGCGGTGGTGGAGGCAGCCGACGCCATGGTCAAGGCCGCCCGGGTAACCCTGGTGGGCTACGAAAAAATCGGCAGTGGCCGGGTGACGGTCATTGTGCGGGGCGATGTGTCGGAGGTGCAGGCGTCGGTGGCGGCCGGGATTGAGTCGGCTAAGCGGGTGGCCGGTGGGGAAGTGCTTTCCCATCACATCATTGCCCGGCCCCACGAAAACCTGGAGTACGTCCTGCCGATTCGTTACACACCGGAAGTTGAACAGTTTCGCGTCTAG
- a CDS encoding FkbM family methyltransferase encodes MQQPGLVSKGLRVLLSWEPYPYQVPPVRLAEHQVTVCTKYTANSPKFVSQVEIHGETPAGEPYDLYEFVREEMGCEDDFDLVVVNVSGIKLNLPYNVRKFGCPTVAIVVDTHHGFRSPIGELLEYLTLEPYDYLVFPYCRHHMHWFYACGFDNLGWLPLITMTTYSHEFVEQRQNKAVFICGDTQFHPQRHRVIESLIHSSLPVEIATLDRGKSAIAYAHALIALNCSLNGDISLRNLEIVSSGGFLLTDSLSPQSGFTHLLTPGQECDTYTSRPELLEKIAYYLEHPNEAIAMARRAYQKFYQQLHPTYRVNELWEWVLTGDTSSPFLKNHDSRMTISRQHAELLETRVAIYEQLQEVHRLREHVSILIDEGCPLIVAMDLVDLPRAKVYVRSRDQSQRQLVEELGLSHQIHWLDEADTQHGQIWDVYICQPSSPAVRSRFVIELDERHQMAYSGLAGLNKVVQLKLTSKSGASYSITYIDESGCQRVIHEVLDDSCYPTQDFAVKDVHVIVDIGANIGIAAAYFRVNYPEAEIYCFEPDPFAFLLLQENARKLRKCHAFPFGLYSSDVTSHFYLGESSVHSSVHPNPLAKRVTTVELKEASKFLRENGITPVDILKIDTEGCEVDILRNLSLLDLGVKVIYLEFHSESDRRVIDQLLSPHYILWQGSIKGGHRGNLCYIRRELCPVVPGLQPL; translated from the coding sequence ATGCAGCAGCCGGGTTTAGTGTCCAAGGGGTTACGGGTTTTGTTGAGTTGGGAACCCTATCCCTATCAGGTGCCGCCCGTACGACTAGCGGAACATCAAGTTACGGTCTGTACGAAATACACCGCCAATTCTCCTAAATTTGTTTCCCAGGTAGAAATTCACGGGGAGACACCAGCCGGTGAACCGTATGACCTATATGAATTTGTCCGCGAAGAGATGGGGTGTGAAGATGATTTTGACCTGGTGGTTGTCAATGTCTCGGGGATTAAATTGAACCTGCCTTACAACGTCAGGAAATTCGGTTGCCCGACGGTGGCGATCGTTGTAGATACGCACCATGGCTTTCGCAGTCCTATCGGGGAGCTTTTGGAGTACTTAACTCTGGAGCCTTATGACTATTTGGTTTTCCCTTACTGCCGACACCACATGCATTGGTTTTATGCCTGTGGTTTTGATAACTTGGGGTGGCTACCGCTAATAACCATGACAACTTACTCCCATGAGTTTGTCGAGCAGCGGCAGAATAAGGCAGTTTTCATTTGTGGTGATACCCAGTTTCATCCCCAGCGACATCGGGTGATTGAGTCTCTGATACACTCATCATTGCCTGTTGAGATTGCCACCCTAGACCGAGGGAAGTCGGCGATAGCTTATGCCCACGCCCTGATCGCCTTGAATTGCAGTTTGAATGGTGATATTTCTCTACGTAATTTAGAGATTGTCTCCAGCGGCGGTTTCCTGTTGACAGATAGCCTATCTCCCCAGTCGGGTTTCACCCATCTACTCACACCGGGTCAAGAGTGTGATACCTATACTTCGCGTCCAGAGTTACTGGAAAAGATTGCATACTACCTGGAGCACCCCAACGAAGCAATCGCTATGGCTAGACGTGCTTACCAAAAGTTTTATCAGCAACTGCATCCCACCTATCGAGTTAATGAGCTATGGGAATGGGTGCTCACAGGGGATACATCAAGCCCGTTTTTGAAAAACCATGACTCCCGGATGACCATTAGTAGACAACATGCCGAACTGCTAGAAACACGGGTAGCAATCTATGAGCAGCTCCAAGAGGTACATAGGTTGCGGGAGCATGTCTCCATTCTAATTGACGAAGGTTGCCCGTTGATTGTAGCAATGGACTTGGTTGATTTGCCAAGGGCAAAAGTTTACGTCCGCTCCAGGGACCAAAGCCAACGGCAGCTTGTCGAAGAATTGGGGCTGAGTCACCAGATCCATTGGCTCGATGAGGCCGATACTCAGCATGGTCAGATATGGGATGTTTATATTTGCCAGCCTTCATCTCCTGCGGTCCGCTCGCGCTTTGTCATCGAACTGGATGAACGTCATCAAATGGCTTACTCTGGTCTGGCTGGACTGAACAAAGTGGTTCAACTAAAACTAACATCTAAATCGGGCGCGAGCTACTCCATTACATACATTGATGAAAGTGGTTGCCAACGAGTTATCCATGAAGTTCTAGATGACTCGTGCTACCCAACTCAAGATTTTGCTGTTAAAGATGTGCATGTAATTGTTGATATTGGAGCCAACATTGGCATAGCTGCGGCCTACTTTAGGGTCAACTACCCGGAAGCGGAAATTTATTGCTTTGAACCCGATCCCTTTGCCTTTCTTCTGCTCCAAGAGAATGCCCGAAAGTTACGAAAATGCCATGCCTTTCCGTTCGGTCTGTATTCCAGTGATGTAACCAGTCACTTCTATCTGGGGGAAAGTTCGGTGCACAGTTCCGTGCATCCAAATCCCTTGGCCAAGCGGGTGACCACAGTTGAGCTAAAGGAAGCGAGTAAATTCTTGCGGGAAAATGGCATTACGCCTGTGGATATTCTCAAAATAGATACGGAAGGGTGCGAGGTGGATATTCTGAGAAATCTCTCCCTACTCGACCTGGGGGTTAAGGTCATCTACCTGGAATTCCATTCGGAGTCAGACCGCCGGGTCATCGACCAGCTCTTGTCGCCCCACTACATCCTGTGGCAAGGGTCCATCAAGGGGGGACATCGGGGTAACTTGTGTTACATTCGCCGGGAGTTGTGCCCTGTGGTCCCGGGATTGCAACCCCTATAA
- a CDS encoding thioredoxin domain-containing protein produces the protein MPNRLLHAQSLYLRKHGHNPIDWWPWSEEAIATARRENKPIFLSIGYSSCHWCTVMEGEAFSDPAVAAYLNQYFLPIKVDREERPDLDHIYIQAVQLMIGQAGWPLNVFLDPYDLAPFYGGTYFPLHPRFGRPGFLQVLQAVRQYYDQHPDQVQQVKSQILEYLQSPNQLQGVAVPDKSTLESGYRKITSILNYEGPGNSFPMIPYAQGVLWASRWGGPLTADHPAVRRGMNLVLGGIFDHVAGGWHRYTVDPTWTVPHFEKMLYDNGLILEYLSHLWSAGWQDAALRRAVTQTVAWLEREMRSPAGYFYAAQDADSFVRPQEGEPQEGAFYVWSYQELTELLTAEELSALQAAFAIEPRGNFEGKIVLQRLQGGDLAPVVEAALGKLFVRRYGASPEACRAFPPAVDAHHAKTIPWPGRIPPVTDTKMIVAWNSLVISGLARAAVVFQERHYADLAIQCAEFICRHQWVGGQFYRLNYDGQVAVAAQAEDYALWIKALLDVHQMVVSLFGGQGADGWLALAQTFQGAFEAGYASEMGGYYATASGDVLVRERPCEDNAIPSANGVALTNLVRLALLTGDLTYLERAERGLQAFGQLLQTAPQSCPSLLVALDAFLHPLVVKGPTEVLAAMGPRFFPTTVLQPATDLPGVALVCQGLTCREPATSLDMALQQLARYQL, from the coding sequence ATGCCGAACCGTTTGCTCCATGCCCAGAGCCTGTATTTGCGCAAACACGGCCATAACCCCATTGACTGGTGGCCCTGGAGTGAAGAAGCGATTGCCACAGCCCGGCGGGAAAATAAGCCTATTTTTCTGTCCATTGGCTATTCCAGTTGCCACTGGTGTACGGTCATGGAGGGGGAAGCGTTTTCTGACCCGGCGGTGGCCGCCTACCTGAACCAGTATTTTTTGCCGATTAAGGTGGACCGGGAGGAGCGCCCCGACCTTGACCATATCTATATCCAGGCGGTGCAGCTCATGATTGGGCAGGCGGGCTGGCCCCTGAATGTGTTTTTGGACCCCTACGATTTGGCACCGTTTTACGGGGGAACCTACTTTCCTCTGCACCCCCGCTTTGGCCGGCCGGGGTTTTTGCAGGTGTTGCAGGCGGTGCGCCAATACTACGACCAGCACCCAGACCAGGTGCAACAGGTAAAGTCTCAAATCCTGGAGTATTTGCAATCGCCGAATCAATTGCAGGGGGTGGCTGTGCCGGATAAAAGCACCTTGGAAAGCGGCTATCGCAAAATCACCAGCATTCTCAACTACGAAGGGCCGGGGAATTCGTTTCCCATGATTCCCTACGCCCAGGGGGTGTTGTGGGCTAGTCGCTGGGGCGGTCCTTTGACTGCGGACCATCCGGCGGTGCGGCGGGGGATGAACCTGGTATTGGGGGGAATTTTTGACCACGTGGCGGGGGGGTGGCATCGCTATACGGTAGACCCCACCTGGACGGTGCCCCACTTTGAAAAGATGCTTTATGACAACGGGTTGATCCTGGAATATCTCAGCCACCTGTGGAGTGCGGGTTGGCAAGATGCAGCGCTGCGGCGGGCAGTAACCCAAACGGTGGCTTGGTTGGAGCGGGAGATGCGCTCGCCGGCGGGCTATTTCTATGCGGCCCAGGATGCGGATAGCTTTGTGCGTCCGCAGGAGGGGGAACCCCAGGAAGGGGCGTTCTACGTGTGGTCGTATCAGGAGTTGACCGAGCTGTTGACGGCGGAAGAATTGTCTGCTTTGCAGGCTGCCTTTGCCATTGAACCCCGGGGCAATTTTGAGGGAAAAATTGTGCTGCAACGATTGCAGGGGGGTGACCTAGCGCCGGTGGTGGAGGCAGCCCTGGGCAAGTTGTTTGTCCGGCGCTATGGGGCGTCTCCGGAAGCCTGTCGGGCCTTTCCCCCGGCAGTGGATGCCCACCACGCCAAAACCATCCCCTGGCCAGGTCGGATTCCCCCGGTCACGGACACGAAAATGATCGTCGCCTGGAATAGTTTGGTGATTTCGGGGCTGGCGCGGGCGGCGGTGGTGTTCCAGGAGCGGCATTACGCAGACTTAGCCATCCAATGTGCAGAGTTTATTTGCCGGCACCAGTGGGTGGGGGGGCAGTTCTATCGCTTGAATTACGACGGTCAGGTGGCGGTGGCGGCCCAGGCGGAGGACTATGCCCTGTGGATCAAAGCCCTATTGGATGTGCACCAAATGGTGGTGAGTTTGTTTGGGGGGCAGGGGGCGGATGGGTGGTTGGCGCTGGCGCAGACGTTTCAGGGGGCGTTTGAGGCAGGCTATGCCAGTGAGATGGGGGGCTACTATGCTACGGCTAGTGGGGATGTGTTGGTGCGGGAGCGGCCCTGCGAAGATAACGCCATTCCGTCGGCCAATGGGGTGGCGTTGACCAATCTGGTGCGTTTGGCGCTGCTGACGGGGGACTTGACCTACCTGGAGCGGGCGGAACGGGGGTTGCAGGCCTTTGGCCAACTCCTGCAAACGGCACCCCAAAGTTGTCCCAGTTTGCTGGTGGCGCTGGACGCGTTTCTACACCCGCTGGTGGTAAAGGGGCCGACGGAGGTTTTGGCGGCGATGGGTCCGCGCTTTTTCCCAACGACGGTGCTGCAACCGGCTACGGACCTGCCGGGGGTGGCGCTGGTGTGTCAAGGGCTGACCTGCCGTGAGCCGGCTACGTCCCTAGATATGGCTCTGCAACAACTGGCCCGCTACCAACTCTAG
- a CDS encoding ribulose bisphosphate carboxylase small subunit, giving the protein MVAVRSEAAPPTPWSKTLAEPQIDPTAYVHSFSNIIGDVRIGPEVLIAPGTSIRADEGTPFYIGAGTNVQDGVIIHGLEQGRVTGEDGQSYSVWIGKDTSITHGVLVHGPAYVGNNCFIGFRSTIFNARVNDGCIVMMHCLIQDVEIPPGRYVPSGSIITTQQQADRLPPVRPEDVTFAQHVVGINDALRAGYRCAADIECIMPLRQQKQAQSGGNGYVGSTRLEPQVVEQVRQWLEQGYRIGTEHADERHFRSRSWRSCSPIASTHLPEVVRALEACLQEHQGEYVRLLGIDPRGKRRVGERIIQRPGDQRSAPAGSASYSAPPPTGGTPQVTNTSLAPEIVQQVRQWLAQGYRIGAEVADARRFKTSSWLSVALPQSRNEYEVIAALENLLSESVDHYVRLLAIDPQSKRRVSEQIIQRPPGSPTPTTHRSTPAPTPTSGVGQLVRQWLMQGYRIGAEVADVRRFKTGSWLSVSLPTSSRETEVTQAVENLLRESVGQYVRLLAIDPKSKRRVSEQIIQRPEGVNVPTTAPAGATPTATTTGSPVAGLDSAIVAQVRQLLAQGYRIGAEVADPRRYKTSSWLSVALPASQQEGEVLMALAALLREHTGDYVRLLGIDPKGKRRVFEQIIQKP; this is encoded by the coding sequence ATGGTGGCAGTACGCAGTGAGGCGGCCCCACCTACCCCCTGGTCGAAAACGCTAGCGGAACCGCAGATTGACCCGACGGCCTACGTGCATTCCTTTTCCAACATCATTGGGGATGTACGGATTGGACCGGAGGTACTGATTGCGCCGGGGACCTCGATTCGGGCGGACGAGGGCACGCCGTTTTACATCGGGGCCGGTACGAATGTGCAAGATGGGGTGATCATTCACGGGTTGGAGCAGGGCCGGGTCACTGGTGAGGATGGGCAGTCCTACTCGGTCTGGATCGGCAAGGACACCTCCATTACCCACGGGGTGCTGGTGCATGGGCCGGCCTACGTGGGCAATAACTGTTTTATTGGGTTTCGCTCCACCATCTTCAATGCCCGGGTCAACGACGGCTGCATCGTCATGATGCACTGTCTGATCCAGGATGTGGAAATTCCTCCGGGGCGGTACGTGCCGTCGGGTTCGATTATTACCACGCAGCAGCAGGCGGACCGGTTACCGCCGGTGCGTCCCGAGGATGTGACCTTTGCCCAGCATGTGGTAGGCATCAACGACGCCCTGCGGGCCGGGTATCGCTGCGCCGCCGATATTGAATGCATTATGCCCCTGCGGCAACAAAAGCAAGCCCAATCGGGGGGGAATGGCTACGTCGGCAGCACACGGCTGGAACCCCAGGTGGTGGAGCAGGTGCGCCAGTGGCTGGAGCAGGGCTACCGGATTGGTACGGAGCACGCCGATGAACGGCATTTCCGCAGCCGGTCCTGGCGCAGTTGCAGCCCAATTGCCTCGACCCATTTGCCGGAGGTGGTGCGGGCGCTGGAGGCCTGTTTGCAGGAGCACCAGGGGGAATATGTGCGCTTGTTAGGGATTGACCCCAGGGGCAAGCGCCGGGTGGGGGAACGGATCATCCAGCGACCGGGTGACCAACGCAGCGCCCCAGCCGGTTCTGCAAGCTACTCGGCACCGCCGCCGACCGGTGGGACACCCCAGGTCACCAATACGTCCCTGGCGCCGGAGATTGTTCAACAGGTCCGACAGTGGCTGGCCCAGGGCTATCGGATCGGGGCGGAAGTGGCGGATGCGCGGCGGTTCAAGACCAGTTCCTGGTTGAGCGTGGCCTTGCCCCAGTCCCGGAACGAGTACGAAGTCATCGCTGCTTTGGAGAATCTGCTGAGTGAGTCGGTGGACCATTACGTGCGTCTGCTGGCTATTGATCCCCAATCCAAACGGCGGGTGAGCGAGCAGATTATTCAACGGCCACCGGGGAGTCCTACCCCAACGACCCACCGGTCAACCCCAGCCCCGACACCGACTAGTGGGGTTGGTCAACTGGTGCGCCAGTGGTTGATGCAGGGCTACCGGATCGGGGCGGAAGTAGCGGATGTGCGGCGGTTCAAGACCGGTTCCTGGTTGAGCGTTTCCCTGCCGACGAGCAGCCGTGAGACGGAAGTGACTCAGGCGGTAGAAAACCTGTTGCGGGAGTCGGTCGGGCAGTATGTGCGCCTGCTGGCGATTGACCCCAAATCCAAGCGGCGGGTGAGCGAACAAATCATCCAGCGTCCCGAGGGCGTGAATGTCCCCACGACGGCTCCGGCAGGGGCGACGCCAACGGCAACGACGACCGGTTCTCCGGTTGCGGGTCTCGATAGCGCCATCGTTGCTCAGGTGCGGCAGTTATTGGCCCAGGGCTATCGGATTGGGGCGGAAGTAGCCGATCCCCGGCGGTACAAAACCAGCTCCTGGTTGAGTGTGGCGCTACCGGCCAGCCAGCAAGAAGGGGAAGTCCTGATGGCGCTTGCCGCCCTTTTGCGGGAACATACCGGCGACTATGTCCGCTTGTTGGGGATTGACCCCAAGGGCAAACGCCGTGTCTTTGAGCAGATCATCCAAAAACCCTAA